In the genome of Verrucomicrobiota bacterium, the window GCCCTTGTTCGTGTTGAGAACCGGACGAACGCCACGGTGCGATGGCCGGTTCAAGAGTGTGTCATCGGCACTTCGACGCCGGCGAATCTTCACGACGATGCCTCGCTGATGGGATTGCAATGGCACGACCGGACTCACATTGAGCGCATTGGCACCCCTTGGTTTCAGAATCTCACCCTGGGATGCTCCACCTCGCCTCCGCGTCTCACCTACGAATCCGCGGCCAAAACCAACCTCGCCTGGGCCGCGGTGCATAACCAGTTTTTCACGGTGGCCGCCATGCTCAAACATCCGGCGGCTCAAGTGGTGGGCCGCCGCATCGACCTCCCTCCGCCTTCCGCCGAGGAACTCGCTTCCGACACCAAAGCAGTCAGGCAACCCTTCGGCTATCAAACGGCGCTCCTCTATCCGGAGGTCTTGCTCAATCCCGGCCAGGTCCTGGACCGCGAATTTCTTTTTTATGGCGGGCCGATGAAATACCACACGCTCTCCAAGATCGGAGTGGAGCATTCCAACAATCTGGATTTGTTGATGAGCTTCGACGGATTTTTCGGTTTTTTCGCCAAGGCCCTCCTGCTGGGCATGAACGCCCTGGCCGCCCTTTCGCTTCCCTACGCCGGCGCGATCATCGTCATCACGATCCTGATCAAACTCCTCTTCTGGCCGCTCACGCACGCCAGCACCAAGTCCATGAAGCGCATGTCGGCGCTGCAGCCCCAGATGAAGGCGCTGCAAGACAAATACAAGGACGATCCCAAGAAGATGAACCAGAAGTTGATGGAGTTCATGAAGGAGAACAAAGTCAATCCTTTGGGAGGTTGCCTGCCCATGTTGATTCAAATCCCGGTCTTCTTCGGGTTCTTCACCATGTTGCGAAGCGCGGTCGAATTGCGAGGGGCAACCTTCCTCTGGGCCTGCGACTTGTCGCAACCCGACACGCTGTTCGTCATTCCGGGACTCAACCTTCCGTTCAACCTTCTTCCCATCATCATGACCGCCACGACGCTGTGGCAAACGCACCTGACTCCGCCGTCCCCGGGCATGGATCCCGTCCAACAGAAGATGATGCGGTACATGCCGCTGATGTTCATCGTGATCCTGTACAATTTCTCGTCCGCCCTGACGCTGTATTGGACCGTCCAGAATCTGCTCTCGATCTTGCAGATGAAGCTTACGCAGGATGATCCGGTGAAACCTTCCGCTCCTCCCGCTCCGCCGGCGAAGGCCCCC includes:
- the yidC gene encoding membrane protein insertase YidC, with the translated sequence MDRKSVIILIISFVLLVLWYPLVNKLYPPAPRPSTQGVPAAMTNGLAGSSNGTPASAPLPPSPAVPAVVPQFSAPHAGTPIRPASPESIEILDTPQARYHFTSHGGGLKLIELKEYPATVTCSGKESKATQALASLNTKAPVPILGILGGEMVEGDGFYALTRGEGVVRAQKSLPNGLLLTKEFRPSSNYLVSALVRVENRTNATVRWPVQECVIGTSTPANLHDDASLMGLQWHDRTHIERIGTPWFQNLTLGCSTSPPRLTYESAAKTNLAWAAVHNQFFTVAAMLKHPAAQVVGRRIDLPPPSAEELASDTKAVRQPFGYQTALLYPEVLLNPGQVLDREFLFYGGPMKYHTLSKIGVEHSNNLDLLMSFDGFFGFFAKALLLGMNALAALSLPYAGAIIVITILIKLLFWPLTHASTKSMKRMSALQPQMKALQDKYKDDPKKMNQKLMEFMKENKVNPLGGCLPMLIQIPVFFGFFTMLRSAVELRGATFLWACDLSQPDTLFVIPGLNLPFNLLPIIMTATTLWQTHLTPPSPGMDPVQQKMMRYMPLMFIVILYNFSSALTLYWTVQNLLSILQMKLTQDDPVKPSAPPAPPAKAPRTKA